Proteins found in one Streptomyces sp. CB09001 genomic segment:
- a CDS encoding class I SAM-dependent methyltransferase, whose amino-acid sequence MTAAPASAPSPSPEVLAAFEAAKGFMPAHEGRALYAAAVEAGGLGLPLLEVGTYCGRSTLLLADAARRAGVTALTVDHHRGSEEQQPGWDYHDPETVDPELGVMDTLPTFRRTLHRAGLEERVIALVGRSPQVAAVWNSPLGLVFVDGGHTDEHANADYEGWAPHVADGGLLVIHDVFPDPADEFTGQAPYRVHLRALASGAFTEVSATDSLRVLRRTGTGI is encoded by the coding sequence ATGACCGCGGCCCCCGCCTCCGCCCCCAGCCCCTCCCCCGAAGTCCTGGCCGCCTTCGAGGCCGCGAAGGGGTTCATGCCCGCGCACGAGGGCCGCGCGCTGTACGCCGCCGCCGTGGAGGCGGGCGGGCTCGGGCTGCCGCTGCTGGAGGTCGGCACGTACTGCGGGCGCTCCACCCTCCTGCTCGCCGACGCGGCCCGCCGGGCCGGGGTCACCGCGCTCACCGTCGACCACCACCGGGGCAGCGAGGAGCAGCAGCCGGGCTGGGACTACCACGACCCCGAGACGGTCGACCCGGAACTGGGCGTGATGGACACCCTGCCCACCTTCCGCCGCACCCTGCACCGGGCCGGTCTGGAAGAGCGGGTGATCGCGCTCGTCGGCCGCTCCCCCCAGGTCGCCGCGGTCTGGAACTCGCCCCTCGGCCTGGTCTTCGTCGACGGCGGCCACACCGACGAGCACGCGAACGCCGACTACGAGGGCTGGGCCCCGCACGTGGCCGACGGCGGCCTGCTGGTCATCCACGACGTCTTCCCGGACCCGGCCGACGAGTTCACCGGCCAGGCCCCGTACCGCGTCCACCTGAGGGCGCTGGCGTCCGGCGCGTTCACCGAGGTCTCCGCGACCGACTCGCTGCGCGTCCTGCGGCGAACCGGCACGGGGATCTGA
- a CDS encoding MFS transporter: MSHTTTDEPARRASGATVPVLAFAGIVVAVMQTLLVPVIKDLPRLLDTSPSNASWVLTSTLLSGAVATPIMGRLGDLFGKRRMLIASLSVMVVGALLSALTDALIPMIVGRTLQGVAMGAIPLGIGLMRDMLPRERLGSAMALMSSSIGVGGGLALPAAALVAQNTDWHALYYGAAGLGVVSIVLTLLVVPESPLRAKGSFDVPGAIGLTAGLILFLLPISKGSDWGWSSPTTLGLFAAAVVVLLLWGLMELRVAAPLVDLRTTARREVLLTNLASIMVGVSFFVISLVLPQLLQLPSETGYGLGQSMVVAGLCVAPLGLTMMFTAPVYARLSARYGPRTTLIIGLVIIGIGYAGGLGLMSAAWQTVVTSVLIGAGIGLAYSSLPALIIGAVPASETGAANGLNTLMRSIGTSVSSAVIGMVLANTANDVGGVAVPTLHGFRVSFMIAAGAVAVGLVLAFFLPRRTPATVSQLRASSEEDANLARAEQALAGTGQPPHGFRGRVLAADGAPVARAKVTLIDRHGRQAGATLSAGDGSYALAVPAQGPYVLAARAAGHAPLAHAATHGGDRPVDLDLSLPGETVPA; the protein is encoded by the coding sequence ATGTCCCACACGACGACCGACGAGCCCGCGCGGCGAGCGAGCGGGGCCACCGTCCCGGTGCTGGCGTTCGCGGGCATCGTCGTCGCGGTGATGCAGACCCTGCTGGTCCCGGTCATCAAGGACCTGCCCCGACTTCTGGACACCTCACCCAGCAACGCCAGCTGGGTCCTGACCTCCACGCTCCTGTCCGGAGCCGTGGCCACGCCGATCATGGGCCGGCTCGGCGACCTGTTCGGCAAGCGCCGCATGCTGATCGCCAGCCTGTCGGTGATGGTCGTCGGCGCGCTGCTCAGCGCGCTCACCGACGCCCTGATCCCGATGATCGTCGGCCGTACGCTCCAGGGCGTCGCGATGGGCGCGATACCCCTCGGCATCGGCCTGATGCGCGACATGCTGCCCCGCGAGCGGCTCGGCTCGGCGATGGCCCTGATGAGTTCCTCGATCGGCGTCGGCGGCGGCCTCGCGCTGCCCGCCGCGGCCCTGGTCGCACAGAACACCGACTGGCACGCCCTGTACTACGGCGCCGCCGGCCTCGGTGTCGTCTCCATCGTCCTGACCCTGCTGGTCGTACCCGAGTCCCCGCTGCGCGCCAAGGGCTCGTTCGACGTACCGGGCGCGATCGGCCTGACCGCCGGTCTGATCCTCTTCCTGCTGCCGATCAGCAAGGGCAGCGACTGGGGCTGGTCGTCACCCACCACGCTCGGCCTGTTCGCCGCCGCCGTCGTGGTGCTGCTCCTGTGGGGCCTGATGGAGCTGCGCGTCGCCGCCCCGCTGGTCGACCTGCGCACCACGGCCCGCCGCGAGGTGCTGCTCACCAACCTCGCCTCGATCATGGTCGGTGTCTCCTTCTTCGTCATCTCCCTCGTCCTGCCGCAGCTCCTCCAGCTGCCCTCGGAGACCGGCTACGGCCTCGGTCAGTCGATGGTCGTCGCGGGTCTGTGCGTGGCCCCGCTGGGCCTGACGATGATGTTCACCGCGCCGGTCTACGCCCGCCTGTCCGCCCGCTACGGCCCGCGCACCACCCTCATCATCGGCCTGGTGATCATCGGGATCGGTTACGCCGGCGGCCTCGGCCTGATGAGCGCCGCCTGGCAGACCGTCGTCACCTCGGTGCTGATCGGCGCGGGCATCGGCCTGGCCTACTCCTCCCTGCCCGCCCTGATCATCGGTGCGGTCCCGGCCTCCGAGACGGGCGCCGCCAACGGCCTCAACACGCTGATGCGGTCCATCGGTACGTCGGTGTCGAGCGCCGTCATCGGCATGGTGCTGGCCAACACGGCGAACGACGTGGGCGGCGTCGCCGTACCCACCCTGCACGGCTTCCGCGTCTCCTTCATGATCGCGGCGGGCGCCGTCGCCGTCGGCCTGGTCCTGGCCTTCTTCCTCCCCCGCCGCACTCCGGCGACGGTCTCGCAGCTGCGCGCGAGCAGCGAGGAGGACGCGAACCTGGCCCGCGCCGAGCAGGCGCTCGCCGGGACCGGGCAGCCGCCGCACGGCTTCCGGGGCCGGGTGCTGGCCGCCGACGGCGCCCCCGTCGCCCGCGCCAAGGTCACCCTGATCGACCGGCACGGACGGCAGGCGGGCGCGACCCTCTCCGCGGGCGACGGCAGCTACGCGCTCGCCGTCCCCGCCCAGGGCCCGTACGTCCTGGCCGCCCGTGCCGCGGGCCACGCCCCGCTGGCCCACGCGGCCACCCACGGCGGTGACCGCCCGGTCGACCTGGACCTGTCCCTGCCGGGCGAGACGGTCCCCGCCTGA